Within the Planctomycetota bacterium genome, the region CGTCGACGCGATCTCAACGTCACTCTAAAGCGTCGGACGAGAACTCAGAGAGCAGACGCCTTCTGGCCCCGGCGGCGGCGGGCATTGATGATCTTCCGGCCGCTCTTGGTTCTCATGCGGGCACGGAAGCCAAGCTTGCGAGCA harbors:
- the rpmH gene encoding 50S ribosomal protein L34 — encoded protein: MHYPHRISKVKRARKLGFRARMRTKSGRKIINARRRRGQKASAL